The following coding sequences are from one Lysinibacillus sp. FSL W8-0992 window:
- the nagA gene encoding N-acetylglucosamine-6-phosphate deacetylase, translating to MDQSIVLINAKIYAENQIISDGFIKIDGMKIQETGWMTNYKADDQFYVIDLQGQSVIPGMIDIHTHGTSGADVMDAEIASFETIVRALPQEGTTSFLATTMTQSDENISKALKNAASFIKSYQKPGQSEVLGVHLEGPFVNPSMAGAQPVDFIIQPEIPLFEKWQELAEGTIKLVTLAPEQKGGLEFIRYLKENEIVISIGHSDATFADVKKAIGAGATQVTHLFNQMKGLHHREPGVVGAALLLEELYAELIVDGIHVCPSMIQLAYQNKKSEKLILITDSMRAKCLKNGNYDLGGQKVIVKDGMAVLENGTLAGSVLKLSDALKNMLKYCDDCTLEDVIKMTSTNPAKQLNLSDRKGIIKVGMDADLVVLNNDYDVQMTFCRGILSYQKESLMED from the coding sequence ATGGATCAATCAATTGTTTTAATCAATGCAAAAATTTATGCAGAAAATCAGATTATTTCCGATGGATTTATTAAAATTGATGGAATGAAAATTCAAGAAACAGGCTGGATGACCAACTATAAAGCAGATGATCAATTCTATGTTATCGACTTACAAGGACAATCAGTAATACCTGGCATGATTGATATTCACACGCACGGGACGTCTGGGGCTGATGTAATGGATGCAGAAATAGCATCTTTTGAAACAATTGTCCGAGCATTACCACAGGAAGGTACTACAAGCTTTCTAGCAACTACTATGACCCAATCTGATGAGAATATTTCAAAAGCATTGAAAAATGCAGCGAGCTTTATAAAAAGTTATCAAAAACCAGGACAGTCTGAGGTGCTTGGCGTTCATCTTGAAGGGCCCTTTGTTAATCCTAGCATGGCAGGAGCACAACCAGTTGATTTTATCATCCAGCCGGAAATCCCACTTTTTGAAAAGTGGCAAGAACTTGCTGAAGGAACAATTAAACTGGTTACGTTGGCTCCTGAGCAAAAGGGCGGATTGGAATTCATTCGCTATCTTAAAGAAAATGAAATTGTCATTTCAATTGGTCATTCTGATGCGACATTTGCAGATGTAAAAAAGGCAATTGGGGCTGGCGCTACGCAAGTTACTCATTTGTTTAATCAGATGAAAGGATTGCATCATCGAGAGCCTGGTGTTGTGGGCGCTGCTTTGCTTCTTGAAGAATTATATGCAGAGTTAATTGTTGATGGCATTCATGTATGTCCATCAATGATTCAGTTAGCTTATCAAAACAAAAAAAGCGAGAAACTAATTTTAATTACAGATTCCATGCGGGCAAAATGCTTAAAAAATGGCAACTACGATTTAGGCGGTCAAAAGGTCATTGTGAAAGATGGAATGGCTGTATTAGAGAATGGCACATTAGCAGGCAGTGTTTTAAAACTAAGTGATGCGCTAAAAAATATGCTGAAATATTGTGATGACTGTACGCTCGAGGATGTTATTAAAATGACATCAACGAATCCTGCAAAACAGTTAAATTTAAGTGATCGAAAAGGAATTATTAAAGTTGGCATGGATGCAGATTTAGTTGTGTTAAACAATGATTATGATGTGCAGATGACTTTTTGCCGAGGGATTTTATCTTATCAAAAAGAAAGCCTGATGGAGGACTAG
- a CDS encoding MurR/RpiR family transcriptional regulator, with the protein MGNQDIFSLIHSRYNSFTNTEKKVADYILENIKDVIYMSITDLADECNVGESSVFRFCKTMDLKGYQEFKIMLAHSITLDNETPQLSSAITMQDTIAELSSKVLSSNVHALTETYNLLSESDIAHAVECMINAQRIHFFGVGSSLMTAMEAKNKFMRITNKTECSVDSHLQIMSAALMTEQDVAVLISYSGSTKDTIEVAKVAKERGAKIISITRFAKSPLTSFADITLLCGANEGPLQGGSLSAKISQLYLLDLLYLEYFKKTNKESVHNKELTAQAVIEKMF; encoded by the coding sequence ATGGGAAATCAAGATATATTTTCACTTATTCATTCGAGATACAACTCATTTACTAACACGGAAAAAAAGGTAGCAGATTATATTCTCGAAAATATAAAAGATGTCATTTACATGTCAATTACTGATTTAGCTGACGAATGTAACGTAGGCGAGTCAAGTGTGTTTCGATTCTGTAAAACGATGGATCTTAAAGGGTATCAAGAGTTTAAAATTATGCTTGCACATAGCATTACGCTAGATAATGAAACCCCGCAACTTTCCAGTGCGATTACGATGCAGGATACGATTGCAGAATTATCGTCAAAGGTTTTATCGTCCAATGTTCATGCGCTGACTGAAACCTATAATCTACTATCGGAAAGCGATATTGCGCACGCTGTCGAGTGCATGATAAATGCTCAAAGAATACACTTTTTCGGCGTAGGTTCTTCCTTAATGACAGCAATGGAAGCAAAAAATAAATTTATGAGAATTACCAATAAAACTGAGTGCTCAGTGGATTCTCATCTTCAAATTATGTCTGCTGCTTTAATGACTGAGCAAGATGTAGCTGTTCTAATATCCTATTCAGGTTCAACGAAAGATACGATTGAAGTAGCAAAAGTAGCAAAAGAAAGAGGCGCAAAAATTATTTCGATAACGAGATTTGCAAAATCTCCTTTGACAAGTTTCGCAGATATTACACTGCTTTGTGGTGCAAATGAAGGCCCACTGCAAGGGGGCAGTTTATCTGCAAAAATATCACAGCTTTATCTTTTAGATTTACTTTATCTTGAATACTTCAAAAAAACGAACAAAGAATCTGTTCATAACAAAGAACTAACTGCTCAAGCAGTTATTGAAAAGATGTTTTAG